A genomic region of Exiguobacterium oxidotolerans JCM 12280 contains the following coding sequences:
- a CDS encoding Bax inhibitor-1/YccA family membrane protein, with translation MATRFKVNPALRRGFETARAGERPMTKAGTMSKIFLLLAFVTAAAGGTWFFLAANPQFLFPALIGGVVLGLIFALIITFKPRTAPVLSPVYAIVEGVAVGAISLMFESMYPGLVGKAVLATFVVSFAMWFVYTTGMIKVTQRFRSAVTAAILSILVLYGVNLLLALFGVDLPFMTGSSPLAIGIQFVIVIVASLSLVMDFDFISRQVEARAPKSMEWVAAFGLIVTIIWLYIEMLDLLYRLAARD, from the coding sequence ATGGCAACACGATTTAAAGTAAACCCAGCGCTGCGCCGTGGTTTTGAGACGGCACGGGCTGGTGAACGACCGATGACGAAAGCAGGGACGATGAGTAAGATTTTCCTGCTGCTAGCCTTCGTCACGGCAGCTGCCGGAGGAACGTGGTTCTTTTTAGCAGCGAATCCACAATTTTTATTCCCAGCCTTGATTGGCGGGGTCGTCCTCGGCTTGATTTTTGCACTGATCATCACCTTTAAACCACGGACTGCTCCGGTACTTTCACCGGTCTACGCAATTGTCGAAGGGGTCGCGGTCGGTGCGATTTCACTGATGTTTGAAAGCATGTATCCAGGGTTAGTCGGTAAGGCGGTCCTCGCGACCTTCGTCGTCTCGTTTGCGATGTGGTTCGTCTATACGACCGGGATGATTAAAGTGACGCAACGGTTCCGTTCTGCTGTCACGGCAGCAATCCTGTCGATTCTTGTTTTGTATGGCGTCAACTTGTTGCTCGCCTTGTTCGGTGTCGACCTTCCGTTCATGACAGGCAGCTCGCCACTCGCGATCGGGATTCAGTTCGTCATCGTCATCGTCGCCTCGCTGTCACTCGTGATGGACTTCGATTTCATCTCGCGCCAAGTCGAGGCACGGGCACCGAAGTCGATGGAATGGGTCGCCGCATTCGGATTGATCGTGACGATCATCTGGTTGTACATCG
- a CDS encoding aminoglycoside N(3)-acetyltransferase gives MEVNQMVTKSDLIRDLKQLGVEPGMKVFVHSAMKQIGWVPGGAQTVIEAVQEVVTETGLIMMATQSTDNSDPKNWSRPAVPEEWWETVRQEMPAYDKRKTPTRSVGKVPELFRTFPDVERSDHPMWSVAAWGKDAAEFVADHTLENGFGPGSPIERFIEADGQILHIGSPWDSTTVWHYAEYGIERPDIESGCKIKQGDDEVFVHYWHRLIDSDPFGPIGEGFTDESFVTSGKIGGATSHLVSTKESIPVVMFQLSALNSWLS, from the coding sequence ATGGAAGTCAATCAAATGGTAACGAAGTCGGATTTAATCCGCGACCTGAAACAGCTCGGGGTCGAACCGGGGATGAAAGTGTTCGTGCACAGTGCGATGAAACAGATCGGCTGGGTTCCGGGCGGGGCACAAACTGTCATCGAAGCCGTCCAGGAAGTCGTCACCGAGACAGGCTTGATCATGATGGCGACACAAAGTACCGATAACTCGGACCCGAAAAACTGGAGTCGTCCTGCCGTACCGGAAGAGTGGTGGGAGACGGTCCGTCAAGAAATGCCGGCGTATGATAAACGGAAGACGCCGACGCGGAGCGTCGGCAAAGTGCCGGAATTGTTCCGGACGTTTCCGGACGTCGAGCGCAGCGACCACCCGATGTGGTCGGTCGCAGCCTGGGGGAAAGATGCGGCCGAGTTCGTCGCGGACCACACGCTCGAGAACGGATTCGGTCCCGGCTCACCGATTGAACGGTTCATCGAGGCGGACGGTCAGATTCTACATATCGGCTCACCGTGGGATTCGACGACGGTCTGGCATTATGCCGAATACGGGATTGAGCGTCCGGACATCGAGAGCGGGTGTAAAATCAAACAAGGCGATGACGAAGTATTCGTTCACTATTGGCACCGCTTGATTGATAGTGACCCATTCGGTCCGATTGGCGAAGGGTTCACGGACGAATCGTTCGTCACGAGCGGAAAAATCGGGGGTGCGACATCACACCTCGTCTCCACTAAGGAATCGATTCCCGTCGTCATGTTCCAGCTGAGTGCTTTAAATAGCTGGTTAAGCTGA